The following are encoded together in the Streptomyces tsukubensis genome:
- a CDS encoding ATP-binding cassette domain-containing protein: MTGAVPVLLEIHEVSARAARAALADGAPRPLLDQVGLVVPAGEVVAVVGPSGSGKTTLGLAALGAARHGVTLSGRVVLGGTDLLSLPSAARPAARAGRAAHLPQHPETVLDPVRRVGGTLTELASLGHRGRVARKTAAREALASTGLEWETVRRRFPHELSGGQQQRLALASALVTGARLLVLDEPTSGLDPVLVHALGRMVRELADAGAGVLLLSHDLPMVRRTADRVIVLEGGRAVDEGPTAEVLGADRSALGSGAGAEGAGVGSGSGAERFALDPAPAPGLDPAPAPGSWQGAGRHRATRELLAAEHRIGAVKDPGEVSGPGSSPKAVPRRVRGGVAAHGIVVRRRSAVLLVGPVSMAFPPGSRTSLLGPSGSGKTTFGRVLAGLVVPSEGGTTVDGRSLPSRIDRRTVAERRAVQYVHQQSAGSFEGHRPLLDQLADTARLLRGLGREEATAEAIRVAGALGLDGSLLRRVPGQLSGGQLQRGALVRALTARPALLVCDEVTSALDTVSRERVLDTLPELLAPAGTALLFISHDLPAVRALTDESVFFDHVTHRPGTARNGQERPGTAGTARNGRDGQGRQGRPGTLR, from the coding sequence GTGACCGGGGCCGTCCCTGTGCTGCTGGAGATCCATGAGGTCTCCGCCCGTGCCGCCCGTGCCGCCCTTGCCGACGGAGCGCCGCGCCCGCTGCTCGACCAGGTCGGTCTGGTCGTTCCCGCAGGTGAGGTGGTCGCCGTCGTCGGTCCTTCGGGGAGCGGGAAGACCACGCTGGGCCTGGCGGCGCTCGGCGCGGCGCGGCACGGGGTGACTCTGAGCGGGCGGGTCGTGCTCGGCGGTACCGACCTGCTCTCCCTGCCGTCGGCCGCGCGTCCCGCCGCCCGCGCGGGCCGGGCCGCCCACCTGCCGCAGCACCCGGAAACGGTGCTGGACCCGGTCCGCAGGGTCGGCGGAACACTCACTGAGCTGGCCTCGCTGGGGCATCGGGGACGAGTGGCGCGGAAGACGGCGGCCCGGGAGGCGCTGGCCTCGACCGGCCTGGAGTGGGAGACCGTGCGCCGCCGCTTCCCGCACGAACTCTCCGGTGGTCAGCAGCAGCGTCTGGCGCTCGCGTCCGCCCTGGTGACAGGGGCGCGACTGCTCGTACTCGACGAGCCCACGAGCGGCCTTGACCCCGTACTCGTACACGCCCTGGGCCGGATGGTCCGCGAGCTGGCGGACGCAGGGGCGGGCGTACTGCTGCTCAGCCACGACCTGCCGATGGTGCGGCGCACCGCTGACCGGGTCATCGTGCTGGAGGGTGGGCGGGCGGTGGACGAGGGGCCGACGGCGGAGGTCCTCGGGGCGGACCGCTCCGCCCTCGGGTCCGGGGCGGGTGCCGAAGGCGCTGGCGTCGGTTCCGGGTCGGGTGCCGAACGGTTCGCCCTCGACCCCGCCCCTGCCCCCGGCCTCGACCCCGCCCCTGCCCCAGGTTCCTGGCAGGGCGCAGGCCGTCACCGTGCCACCAGGGAACTGCTCGCCGCGGAACACCGCATCGGGGCGGTGAAGGACCCGGGCGAGGTTTCGGGACCCGGCTCGTCTCCCAAAGCCGTGCCCCGCCGAGTCCGAGGCGGGGTCGCCGCCCACGGGATCGTCGTGCGTCGCCGGTCCGCCGTCCTCCTCGTAGGACCCGTTTCCATGGCGTTCCCACCCGGCAGCAGGACCTCGCTGCTCGGACCCTCCGGCTCGGGCAAGACGACGTTCGGACGCGTGCTCGCCGGACTGGTCGTACCGAGCGAGGGCGGGACGACCGTCGACGGCCGCTCGCTCCCCTCCCGCATCGACCGCCGTACCGTCGCGGAGCGCCGAGCCGTTCAATACGTGCACCAGCAGAGCGCCGGTTCCTTCGAGGGGCACCGCCCACTCCTCGATCAACTCGCCGACACCGCAAGGCTTCTGCGTGGCCTGGGGCGGGAGGAGGCGACGGCCGAGGCGATCCGGGTCGCCGGTGCGCTGGGGCTCGACGGGTCGTTGCTGCGCCGTGTACCGGGGCAGTTGTCGGGCGGTCAGCTCCAGCGTGGCGCGTTGGTGCGTGCGCTGACCGCCCGTCCCGCGCTGCTGGTCTGCGACGAAGTGACCTCGGCGCTGGATACCGTCTCCCGCGAACGGGTCCTCGACACGCTGCCCGAACTGCTCGCCCCCGCCGGGACGGCGCTGCTGTTCATCAGCCACGACCTGCCCGCGGTACGGGCGCTGACCGACGAGTCCGTGTTCTTCGACCATGTAACCCACCGGCCAGGAACGGCCAGGAACGGCCAGGAACGGCCAGGAACGGCAGGGACGGCCAGGAACGGCAGGGACGGCCAGGGACGGCAGGGACGGCCAGGGACGCTTCGGTGA
- a CDS encoding zinc-binding dehydrogenase, which translates to MGLPETMRAVRIAEHGGPEVLELTEVAVPAPAAGEALVQVSAVALNNTDLWTREGAYGNPEDPKALSGWRGPINFPRIQGADVSGRVVAVGDGVDEGLVGRRVVVDPAIYDAEGPDANPVGLMGSERDGGYAEYVTAPVERLHDVTESPLDDEQLATLPTAYGTALGMIERGRLRKGETVLISGASGGVGLALIQIARARGARTLAVSSGSKIDAVREAGAHEVIDRAKDVAEQIRAAAPEGIDVALDVVAGELVSEGLPLLREGGRWVVAGALGGYGVTFDVRRLYLHNAQVIGSAMHTPTHFDLLMDLARRAEIQPVIAATFSLDEAARAQEQLARRDHVGKIVLRP; encoded by the coding sequence ATGGGTCTGCCCGAGACCATGCGAGCGGTACGGATCGCCGAGCACGGAGGACCCGAGGTCCTCGAACTGACCGAGGTGGCCGTGCCCGCCCCAGCGGCAGGAGAGGCACTGGTCCAGGTCAGCGCGGTAGCGCTGAACAACACCGACCTGTGGACCCGCGAGGGCGCCTACGGCAACCCTGAGGACCCGAAGGCGCTCTCTGGGTGGCGGGGCCCGATCAACTTCCCGCGCATCCAGGGCGCCGACGTGTCCGGCCGGGTCGTGGCGGTCGGAGACGGAGTGGACGAAGGCCTCGTCGGCCGCCGCGTGGTCGTCGACCCGGCGATCTACGACGCCGAGGGGCCCGACGCCAACCCCGTGGGCCTGATGGGCAGCGAGCGTGACGGCGGCTACGCCGAGTACGTGACCGCGCCGGTCGAGCGCCTGCACGACGTGACGGAATCCCCGCTCGACGACGAACAGCTCGCCACCTTGCCGACCGCCTACGGCACGGCACTCGGCATGATCGAACGGGGACGGCTGCGCAAGGGAGAGACCGTCCTGATCTCGGGGGCGTCCGGCGGTGTCGGCCTCGCGCTGATCCAGATCGCCCGTGCGCGCGGCGCGCGGACGCTCGCCGTCAGCAGCGGGTCGAAGATCGACGCGGTGCGCGAGGCCGGAGCCCATGAGGTCATCGACCGGGCGAAGGATGTCGCCGAGCAGATCCGCGCCGCCGCCCCCGAGGGCATCGACGTGGCACTCGACGTCGTCGCGGGGGAGCTGGTGAGTGAGGGGTTGCCGCTGCTGCGCGAAGGCGGCCGATGGGTCGTGGCCGGCGCACTCGGCGGGTACGGCGTGACTTTCGACGTCCGCCGCCTCTACCTGCACAACGCGCAGGTCATCGGGTCCGCGATGCACACCCCCACACACTTCGACCTGCTCATGGACCTGGCTCGCCGAGCCGAGATCCAGCCCGTCATCGCCGCCACGTTCTCACTGGACGAGGCCGCGCGGGCGCAGGAACAGCTCGCCCGCAGGGATCACGTGGGAAAGATCGTCCTGCGCCCGTAG